Below is a window of Sulfitobacter sp. THAF37 DNA.
ACGGACGCGTGGAGCTCAAGCTGGAGCGTGACTTCAGCGGCGTCGAGCGCAAGCGTCTGGAAGCTGCGGTCGATGCATTCCTGACCGCGCTGGACGAGGGCTGAAGGTCGTCCTGGCCTCTGTCCCCGCGGGGACAGGGGCGTTAATCTATAGATATTTCAAATGGTTATACGAAATTCTCATTTTTTGCGCTGATCGGGCTGCAAAAACCCTCGCAGAATGCATCTTCGACGTCCATCAGGGCAGGCGTGGTCGGGCGCCCTTGCGGCGCAGTCTCTAATCCGCAGGTTAGGGCAGGGTGGCGCGCCGGTCAGATGTCGGCGCGGTATCGGGCGCGGTCGGCATTCATCTGATCCCGCCAGTCCCTGCGCAGGCGATCCACCGACTGCGGAAAGGTCTGGGTCAGGATCTCGGCTGTCAGCATCCGCTCGGTCCGAAAGTACCGGAAGGCACCGCGCAGCTCGCACCAGGCGGCCAGAATGCGGCCCGCATCGCGATAGCCCAGCAGGATCGGCCAGACAGTGCGGCGGGTTTCGCGCCCCTGTTCGTCGCGATAGGTCATGGCGATCTTGGCCCGGCCCCGGATGGCATCGCGGATCGCGGTGGCATCCAGCGTCTCGGCGGGCGGCGGCACCGGGGCCACATCGGTCGCGGGCTGATAGAAGAAGGTCCGCGTTTCCGGTGGCGCGACCGCTTCGAGCCGGGCCAGCAACGCCTCTGCAGCGCGGGCCAGGCCAGGGTCCCCGCGGGTCCGGACCCATTGCGCGCCCAGCACCGCCGCCTCGATCTCCTCGGCCTTGAGCATCAGCGGGGGCATGTGAAAACCGCCCTCCAGCACATAGCCCACACCGGCCTCCCCGGTGATCGGCACCCGTTGCGCCATCAGCGCGGCGATGTCGCGGTAGACGGTCCGGCGCGACACTTCAAGCTCGGCGGCGATGCGGCTGGCGGCGATCGGCCCGCGGGCGCGTCGCAGGATTTCGATGATTTCGAACAGACGGTCGGCGCGGCGCATTGGGGCTCCTTTTAACGGCAGGGGCAGCATAGTGACAGGATGCTGCCACCACGCTGTCAGCATGGTGCCGCTAGACTGGCTTTGTACTCAACAGGAAATGGAGATGAGCATGGAAATCAGGGGAAGCTGTCTGTGCGGCGCGGTGGCGTTCGTGATCGAGGGGCAACCCAAGGGGATGGGGAGCTGCCATTGCTCGCGGTGTCGCAAGCTGGGCACTTCAACCTCTGTCTTCGTCACCCGCGCGCAGTTCAGGCTGACGCAGGGCAGGGAGACGCTGGAGACCCTCGCGCCGCCGCCGGGCAGTGGCTATGTCCGGTCGTTCTGCCGGATCTGCGGCACGTCGCTGGGCGAGCCGCTTTCGCCCGAGAGCGCCTTTCCGATCAATGCGCAGTGCCTTGACGACGATCCGGGCCTGCGCATCAGCTATCATGAATTCGAAGCGGATGCGCCCGCCTGGGCGCGGCCGTGAGAAGAGTCTGGCGGCGGCATTTATCGGACATAAGACGTTCCGGCAAGGCGCGGCGGTTTGGCCGAAAATCTCTGGCAGAAAGCGCCGTACTGATGTAGCCTGCCGCCATGACCTCAGCCCGCCCTGCGCCTACATCAGACCCGGATACGATACCCCGGATGCCCGCTTGGGTCACGTCCGCGCGGGTGGAAAACCCCGAAGATGTGGCGTTTTTGTCAGGTGCTGCGCTGTCACAGCTGCATATCGTGGTGATGCGCCCCGATCTGCCCCACGCCTTGTTGCGGGATCGGCTGTCGCTGCGCGCGGCGGAGGCGTGTCTGGGCTTTGCCGGACGCCCCGAACGCGCGGCGGAGCTGCGTGACGCGGTGCACCTCTTGCGCCCCGGCGATTTGCCCGGACCGGCAGGCGACGTCTATCTGGCGTGGCGTCGCGCTGTGGCGCGTCCGGTTTCGGTAAAGGCGCTCTGCCGGGCGTTCCCCGATCTGGAGGCCGGGGGGATCGCGGGTTGGCTTGGGGCAGGGCGGGGCAGTCCGGTCAACCGCGCCGCAGCCGTGCTAGAGACTGTTTTGACCGAGGCCCCGCGGGCCGAGGTCGCGGGGCTTGTCCTGGCGGATGCGGCTCTGTCAAAGGCGTTGGGATGGGATCACCTGGTGCCGCTGCTGGCGGCAGGTCTGAAGCGCGCCGACCTGCGCAAGAGCGGGGACGACCTGCGCCTCGCCTGCCATCGCGCGGTTGTCGCATCGGCGGTCGAGGGGCAGCGTCTGGCCGTCGATGTGGCACGTCGGGCGGCGCGTCTGAAGTTGGTTGCGCCCAAACTTCGCGCCAAGGGGGCAGGCGATGCCGTCTTGATGTTCCTCAGCCGTGATGCGGTCGCGCCGGCGGCCCTGCCACTGCCGGACCGGGCCGCGCGTCGGCTGTGCGACCGCTTGGTCGATCTGGCTGCGGTGCGTGAACTGACGGGCCGCGACACCTATCGGTTGTACGGGGTCTAGCCGATGGGAAAGGAGCGCCCCGACGCCAAGCTGGACCGCGACCTGGCAGAGCTGCCGCCGGAACTGCGCTGGCGGGAATGGATGCGCCGGATCGAGGCGGTTCTCTTCGCCAGCGCCACGCCGGTTCCGCGGGACGATCTGGCGCGTGTGGTGGGGCAGGGGGTGTCGGTGGATCTGCTGATCGAAGACCTTGCCGCCGATCTGGAGGGGCGCGCATTCGAAATCGCAAGCGCGGACAGCGGGTGGTTTTTCCGGACGCGACCGGCCTATGCGCCCGCGATCCATGCCGCGGCGGATGTCGACGATCAGGTGCTGGACCTGAACGAATTCGATGTCGCCGTGCTTGCCGCGATTGCCTACCACCAGCCGATCACGCGCGACGGGCTCAAGGATATCTTCGGCAAGGAGATCGGTCGCGACCTCATTGGGCGGCTGCATGCGCGCGACCTGATCGGGACCGGCCCGCGGTCGCCCCGGCGCGGGGCGCCCTATACGTTCGTGACGACGGAAACCTTCCTGATCGCCTTCGATCTTGAAAGCTTGCGGGACCTTCCCGATCGGGAACAGCTGGAAGATGCGGGCGTGGTCGGCGCCCCGACCTGAACGCCGTCACCGATTATCGTCTTTCATGTAGTCTGTGGGGGCGGTTCCGGTCCACTTGTGCCAGGCGCGCCAGAACGCGGTTGCGTCGGCGTAGCCCAGAGCTTCGGCCACGCGGGCGACCTTTGCGCGTGGTTGCGATAGCAACATCTGCGCGCGTTCCCGGCGCGTGGTCTCAAGCAAGGCGCGAAAACTGGTGCCTTCTTCCTGCAGGTGTCTTTGCAGACTGCGGGGGGAGACCGACAGCGCGCGGGCGGCGTGGTTGATCGTGACGGGGGATATGCCGAGGCTGGCGTTGATGACCGCCGTCACCGAACCGCTGATATCCCGGACCGGCGCGCCCGCGCCGATGATATCCTCGACATGGCGCTGCAGGGCGTCAAGCAGGGCCGTATCCTCTGTCCTGATATTGGACAGGCAGGCCTCCCTGTCGGCGATGAACCGGTTGAACGGCTGGGAAAACCGGATCGGGCACCGAAAGAACCGTTCCAGGGGCCGGGGGTCCGCGGGGGCGCTGTGTTCGAAATGAACCTCTTGCGGGGACCAGCTGGGTTTGAAATTGTCGCGCACGACCTGCACCAGCGACACCAAAGAGCATTCCGCATCCTGCCGCCGGGGCCATATGTTCGAATACCGCAACCGATAGGTAAAGACCCACAGGTCGTCCTGCAAAAGCCATTGGGTCTCTGCCCCGTCCTGGAGGGCGTTGGCGTAGCTTGCAAACCGGCTGATGCCGGTTTCGATGTTTCCCGACAGGGCCAATACGATGCCGATGGGGCCCATATCGCTGGCAGTCAGCTGCGACCCGATGCGCACGCCGATCGCGTCGTCCCCGGTTTCGACTGCTGCGGCTTCCAGAAATTCGATGAATTGCGGCAGGGGAATTGCGCCGTAGGGGTCGTTCAATTGCGCCAGCGTGATTCCGGTCCGGTTCAACAGGGTGTGGGCGTTCGTGCCGGTCGCCTCGAACCGGGAAACAACGGCTGTCAGGAAACACGCGCGGACAGAGGAGAAGCCCGCGGGCGGGGCGGCGGAATCGGATTTCATCGGGCCAGCCTATCAGGTTTGGCGTAAATTATCAGATTTTTGGCGCTCAACGTAATGGATTGGGGGAGGCCAACCCGCAACTTTGTCTCTCAGCTACGACCAAGGGAGCCTTGGCATGAACCGGCGGCAAAGCCTCGGAAGCTTCGCTGCGCAGACTGGGGGAAGGCGCAATGCGCGACAACGAGAATTTCCTGCGGGAACAGAACACACGTCATCAGTTTCATCCGATGATCCACCCGATCATGAGCGCCGAGAACCCGCCGCAGATCATCACCCATGGCGATGGCTGTTATGTGACGGATATCGACGGCGACCGGCTGGTCGATGGTCTGGGCGGTCTGTGGAACGTGAACGTAGGCCACAACCGGGCGGAGGTGAAAGCCGCCATCACCGAGCAGATGGACAAGATCAGCTATTATTCCTCCTTCGCGGGCACGGCCACGCCGCCGTCGATCGAACTGTCGGCCAAGATCTGCGAGATGGCCGCCGAAGAGGACGTGGCCAAGGTGATGTTTTCGGCCAACGGGTCGGATGCGGTGGAAACTGCGCTGAAGCTGGCCCGCCAGTACTGGCAGCTTGAAGGGCAGCCGCAGCGGACCAAGTTCATATCTCTCAAACAGGGTTATCACGGCGTGCATTTCGGCGGGGTGTCGGTGAACGGCAACGGCTATTACCGCAGCGCCTATGAACCGCTGTTGTCGGGCTGTTTTCAGATCGACAGCCCCTGGACCTATCGCAATCCCTATTCCGAAGATCCCGACACGCTGGCCGAGGCCGTCATCACGCAGATCGAACGCACGATCATGTTCCAGGGCGGGCATACAATTGCCGCCTTTATCGCGGAACCGGTGCAGGGGGCGGGGGGCGTCATCGTGCCGCCCGCGTCGTTCTGGCCCGCGCTGCGCGAGTT
It encodes the following:
- a CDS encoding AraC family transcriptional regulator → MKSDSAAPPAGFSSVRACFLTAVVSRFEATGTNAHTLLNRTGITLAQLNDPYGAIPLPQFIEFLEAAAVETGDDAIGVRIGSQLTASDMGPIGIVLALSGNIETGISRFASYANALQDGAETQWLLQDDLWVFTYRLRYSNIWPRRQDAECSLVSLVQVVRDNFKPSWSPQEVHFEHSAPADPRPLERFFRCPIRFSQPFNRFIADREACLSNIRTEDTALLDALQRHVEDIIGAGAPVRDISGSVTAVINASLGISPVTINHAARALSVSPRSLQRHLQEEGTSFRALLETTRRERAQMLLSQPRAKVARVAEALGYADATAFWRAWHKWTGTAPTDYMKDDNR
- a CDS encoding YafY family protein; this translates as MRRADRLFEIIEILRRARGPIAASRIAAELEVSRRTVYRDIAALMAQRVPITGEAGVGYVLEGGFHMPPLMLKAEEIEAAVLGAQWVRTRGDPGLARAAEALLARLEAVAPPETRTFFYQPATDVAPVPPPAETLDATAIRDAIRGRAKIAMTYRDEQGRETRRTVWPILLGYRDAGRILAAWCELRGAFRYFRTERMLTAEILTQTFPQSVDRLRRDWRDQMNADRARYRADI
- a CDS encoding DUF1403 family protein, producing the protein MTSARPAPTSDPDTIPRMPAWVTSARVENPEDVAFLSGAALSQLHIVVMRPDLPHALLRDRLSLRAAEACLGFAGRPERAAELRDAVHLLRPGDLPGPAGDVYLAWRRAVARPVSVKALCRAFPDLEAGGIAGWLGAGRGSPVNRAAAVLETVLTEAPRAEVAGLVLADAALSKALGWDHLVPLLAAGLKRADLRKSGDDLRLACHRAVVASAVEGQRLAVDVARRAARLKLVAPKLRAKGAGDAVLMFLSRDAVAPAALPLPDRAARRLCDRLVDLAAVRELTGRDTYRLYGV
- a CDS encoding aminotransferase class III-fold pyridoxal phosphate-dependent enzyme, producing the protein MIHPIMSAENPPQIITHGDGCYVTDIDGDRLVDGLGGLWNVNVGHNRAEVKAAITEQMDKISYYSSFAGTATPPSIELSAKICEMAAEEDVAKVMFSANGSDAVETALKLARQYWQLEGQPQRTKFISLKQGYHGVHFGGVSVNGNGYYRSAYEPLLSGCFQIDSPWTYRNPYSEDPDTLAEAVITQIERTIMFQGGHTIAAFIAEPVQGAGGVIVPPASFWPALRELCDKYGILLISDEVVTGFGRSGAMFGARGWGVKPDIMCLAKGISSGYVPLGATTLNKRVADAWYKEFSPEGMIMHGFTSSGHPVGCAAALACLDIVEKEDLPGNAARMGKRLIDGLRPLADTSSVVGEVRGKGLMVGLDFVSDKGARTPMDPGTGVVERIATYAREEGAIVRPAGNVIILSPPLVIEEPEIDIIIAALTKACARYEAET
- a CDS encoding SMC-Scp complex subunit ScpB — translated: MGKERPDAKLDRDLAELPPELRWREWMRRIEAVLFASATPVPRDDLARVVGQGVSVDLLIEDLAADLEGRAFEIASADSGWFFRTRPAYAPAIHAAADVDDQVLDLNEFDVAVLAAIAYHQPITRDGLKDIFGKEIGRDLIGRLHARDLIGTGPRSPRRGAPYTFVTTETFLIAFDLESLRDLPDREQLEDAGVVGAPT
- a CDS encoding GFA family protein, producing MSMEIRGSCLCGAVAFVIEGQPKGMGSCHCSRCRKLGTSTSVFVTRAQFRLTQGRETLETLAPPPGSGYVRSFCRICGTSLGEPLSPESAFPINAQCLDDDPGLRISYHEFEADAPAWARP